The DNA sequence GTGCTGGAAAAGGATGAGCACGGACCTCGGGTTCGTGTTTTATGACAGAATTCATTTGACTGTTACGAAATTGCTGATATAGTATGACGCGAAGGGGGGTGACATCTTATGAAGGTGCAATTAGATCAGGAATTATGCATAGGATGTGGGGTTTGCTCACAGGTATGTCCGGAGGTGTTCGATCTAGACGAGGAGATGGGCAAAGCAAAAGTAATTAAGCCCAGCGGAGCGGATTGCGCCGTTGAAGCAGCGGAAAGCTGTCCAGTAAGCTGTATCACAGTAGAAAAGTAATCATCTTCTCTCGATAAAATTCATATTACCACTTGCCCTAAGGGGAACTCGTAGTTATAATCATAAATGCTTAAGGGTTTGGGCCCATAGCTCAACAGGTTAGAGCCACCGGCTCATAACCGGAAGGTTCCTGGTTCGAGTCCAGGTGGGCCCACCAGTTAGTTAACTAAAGCCACCTTTCAGGTGGCTTTTTCTGTTAGTTACTGCCAGTTTGAGGAGATGTTTGCCATGCTCTGCACGATAAGGGATATTCTAAACATGGTGGATAAAATGGCCCCTTTTAAACTGCAGGAAGAGTGGGATAATTCTGGGCTTATATTAGGAGATCCCAGCTCGCATGTCGAAGGCGTTGCTGTTGCCTTGGACCTTACCATCGAGGTCATCGAAAAGGCGAACGTCAACAAAATCAACACCATAGTTACACATCATCCGCCCCTCATCACTCCGATGAAGCGTTGGGAGACTACGGATTATACAGCATCCCTTCTTTGTACAGCAGCACGCCACAATATAAATTTAATTGCAGCCCATACGAACCTTGATGTGGCCTATAATGGAATAAATGTTGCATTGGCTGAGTTAATAAACTTGCTTGACTTTAAGCCTTTGCTTCAGAGTCAGGAAGGAGCCTTTGGATTAGGAGCTGTAGGATACCTTAAAAACGAGATCTCTCGCGAAGAGCTTGCCAACCTCTTAAACGAGAGGTGGAGGGTATCGTGGGTGAAATTTTACGGAAGCAAGGCTGATTTTAAAACCATAGCTCTGTGCGGAGGCTCCGGTGGCGAATTGTGGAGTGATGCTTGGAATCTGGGGGCCGATATATACATAACCGCCGACATGAAATATCATCAAATAATCGAGGCGCAACGACATTTAACAGTAGCAATTGTCGATCATGGCGAAATGGAGCGAAGTGGTTTATTTAAGTTTATACAGGACTTGCAGCATTACCTTCCGGTTAAAGTATATGATTTGACCGATATTAAGCCTTACGCCTCGGCTGAGGTTATGTCTTTTTAGTCTATTTATGGTGGGGTGATATGATGAAAGAGTGCGTGTTCAGCGGTATGCGACCTACTGGCAGATTACACCTTGGACATTTGGCCGGTGCCTTAAGCAATTGGCTCAAGCTCCAAGAGGAGTTCGAATGCTATTACTGCATCGTAGATTGGCATGCCTTGATGTCGGAGTATATGAACAGCTCTGCAATTAAGGGTTACTGTAAAGAAATCTTATTGGATTGGCTTGCGGTCGGACTAGACCCTAACAAGGCAGTCATCTTTCAGCAGTCACACGTTTGCGGGCATGCCGAACTTCATCTGGCATTATCCATGATAGCCCCTCTGGGCAGGCTGGAGAGAAACCCAATATATAAGGAACAACTGGAAAATATGGCCGACAAGGACCTTCAAACCTACGGATTTTTAGGCTATCCCGTCCTGATGGCTGCTGATATATTGCTGTACAAGGCAACAAAGGTCCCGGTCGGAGAGGATCAGTCAATTCACCTTGAGATAGCCAAAGAGCTAGCCCGTCGTTTCAACAGCGTCTTTAGGGAGGTCTTCCCGGAACCGGAAATACTGCTAACTCCCACTCCAAGGGTTCCCGGCATCGACGGAAGGAAGATGAGCAAATCCTACAATAACGCCCTATTCATATCCGAGGATTTAAACGATATGTGGGACAAGGTCCGCACCATGATGACCGATCCGGCACGAATGAAAAGGACAGATCCCGGCGAGCCCGAAAAATGTCCCGTATGGGAGTTGCATAAGGTATTTACATTAGACGAGGACAAAAGGGCAGAGCTTGCTCACGGTTGCAGAACGGCCGGAATCGGCTGCATAGATTGCAAAAAAGTCTTGATGGACTGGATCAAGGTTAAGCTTGAACCCATCCAGGAAAGAAGGCGTTACTTTGAAACTCATGGCCTGGAGATGATGGACATCTTACGCGAGGGCGCAAAGAAGGCTTCTGAAGTTGCCTCAAAGACAATGGACGAAGTAAAAAGCGCAGTAGGTTTCATCCTGCTGTAGACAAAGGGCAGTCGCCCTCTCGGATATTGCCAACTTTTTGACTGCCGAAAAAGGAGAGTCGCGTGACCGTCAAGATAGATCACGATAATTTTTACGACACCCTGACCACTCTGGTAAACTTGTTGGAAAGCAGGGAGATAGAGGCCTCCCGCGTAAGCGTGAGCGAGGTCGTCGAAGTTTATGCGGACTATCTTTTGCGCTCCGACAAGATGTCTCTTGGCGAAGTGGCCGAATTTCTTGCCAGAGCCGCAGCGTTGATATTGTCCAAGGTGCGCGCCCTTTTTCCTCAGCAGACGGCGGAAGCCGATGAGGAGCAGGATGCAATTTTAGTCGAGAGGGACGCTTCTGTCTCTGAGGCCCTTTATCCCTATAAGGTCGCAGCCATATTCCTGGAGGTCTTGCATTACAGAAGATCGAAGCACTATACAAGAGAGTCGGGAGAGCTGCGACCTTTTTACGAAGTGGGCGATCTTTATTTTTTAGCATCGCTTTGGTGGAACATCATAGGCGATATAGCTGCAAAAAACAGATCATCGCAGCAAGATATCATCGACCTTATGACGGAGGATAACCCCGAGGAGACAATAGAGGCTCGCATGGACGACATTAAAAATTCCCTACTAGAGCTCAA is a window from the Acetomicrobium flavidum genome containing:
- a CDS encoding ferredoxin, encoding MKVQLDQELCIGCGVCSQVCPEVFDLDEEMGKAKVIKPSGADCAVEAAESCPVSCITVEK
- the trpS gene encoding tryptophan--tRNA ligase, which encodes MKECVFSGMRPTGRLHLGHLAGALSNWLKLQEEFECYYCIVDWHALMSEYMNSSAIKGYCKEILLDWLAVGLDPNKAVIFQQSHVCGHAELHLALSMIAPLGRLERNPIYKEQLENMADKDLQTYGFLGYPVLMAADILLYKATKVPVGEDQSIHLEIAKELARRFNSVFREVFPEPEILLTPTPRVPGIDGRKMSKSYNNALFISEDLNDMWDKVRTMMTDPARMKRTDPGEPEKCPVWELHKVFTLDEDKRAELAHGCRTAGIGCIDCKKVLMDWIKVKLEPIQERRRYFETHGLEMMDILREGAKKASEVASKTMDEVKSAVGFILL
- a CDS encoding Nif3-like dinuclear metal center hexameric protein, translated to MLCTIRDILNMVDKMAPFKLQEEWDNSGLILGDPSSHVEGVAVALDLTIEVIEKANVNKINTIVTHHPPLITPMKRWETTDYTASLLCTAARHNINLIAAHTNLDVAYNGINVALAELINLLDFKPLLQSQEGAFGLGAVGYLKNEISREELANLLNERWRVSWVKFYGSKADFKTIALCGGSGGELWSDAWNLGADIYITADMKYHQIIEAQRHLTVAIVDHGEMERSGLFKFIQDLQHYLPVKVYDLTDIKPYASAEVMSF
- a CDS encoding segregation and condensation protein A, which codes for MTVKIDHDNFYDTLTTLVNLLESREIEASRVSVSEVVEVYADYLLRSDKMSLGEVAEFLARAAALILSKVRALFPQQTAEADEEQDAILVERDASVSEALYPYKVAAIFLEVLHYRRSKHYTRESGELRPFYEVGDLYFLASLWWNIIGDIAAKNRSSQQDIIDLMTEDNPEETIEARMDDIKNSLLELKEVTLLELLSDKASKSFVVSTIIALLELARLGIIYLKQRQQFGDIYVGLKS